A stretch of the Microtus ochrogaster isolate Prairie Vole_2 linkage group LG2, MicOch1.0, whole genome shotgun sequence genome encodes the following:
- the Fam241b gene encoding uncharacterized protein FAM241B, with protein MVRILANGEIVQDDDPRVRNTTQQRSSSPRQGFFNRGHGGPPGGPGPRQQQAGARLGAAQSPFNDLNRQLVNMGFPQWHLGNHVVEPVTSILLLFLLMMLGVRGLLLVGLVYLVSHLSQR; from the exons aTGGTGAGGATCTTGGCCAATGGGGAGATTGTCCAAGATGACGACCCCCGGGTGAGGAACACCACCCAACAGAGGAGTAGCAGTCCTCGGCAG GGCTTTTTCAACAGAGGTCATGGTGGACCTCCAGGGGGCCCTGGACCCCGCCAGCAGCAAGCTGGTGCCAGGCTAGGTGCCGCCCAGTCTCCCTTCAATGACCTGAACCGACAGCTGGTGAACATGGGCTTCCCACAGTGGCATCTCGGGAACCACGTGGTGGAGCCCGTGACCTCCATTCTCTTGCTTTTCCTGCTCATGATGCTCGGGGTTCGTGGCCTCCTGCTGGTGGGCCTGGTCTACCTGGTGTCCCACCTGAGCCAGCGGTGA